One Oceanispirochaeta sp. M1 DNA window includes the following coding sequences:
- a CDS encoding cation diffusion facilitator family transporter has translation MTEKKILYISLAATLFFALFGTTWGLYTNSGMIIFDGIYSFISLGLTSLSLVVLKEIHNHKDDEHFPFGKAHFEPLLIIFKSVMLMGMCLISSVNALSDILEGGRLVDPGLALIYAVINTLGCIAVAIKIRTVNRNINSGLLDAEYNQWLGDTLLSLGVLLGFGISYISLGTGYSWISPYADPALVLLMSGIFIAFPIKSFISAFREFLYIEADDEHRKPIQSEAERIACELQAEYKLRMVVVGREISIELNFLVKDKILKVRKMDEIRRRLEKAALTIREQHWINVNFTELKEWL, from the coding sequence ATGACAGAAAAAAAAATCCTCTATATCTCACTTGCAGCAACACTTTTTTTTGCATTATTCGGTACAACATGGGGACTGTACACCAACTCAGGAATGATTATTTTCGACGGAATATACTCTTTTATCAGCCTGGGACTGACCTCCCTTTCACTGGTAGTTCTGAAAGAGATACATAACCATAAAGATGATGAACACTTCCCCTTTGGAAAAGCTCATTTTGAACCTCTTCTGATAATTTTTAAATCCGTCATGCTTATGGGAATGTGCCTGATATCTTCTGTAAATGCTTTATCAGATATCCTGGAAGGGGGACGCCTTGTGGATCCCGGACTGGCCCTGATTTATGCAGTAATCAATACATTGGGATGCATAGCCGTAGCCATAAAAATACGAACCGTAAATAGAAATATAAATTCCGGTCTCCTTGATGCAGAGTATAACCAGTGGCTGGGAGACACCCTCCTCAGCCTGGGCGTTTTACTGGGTTTCGGGATTTCCTACATCTCCCTGGGGACAGGTTACAGCTGGATCAGCCCCTATGCAGACCCGGCCCTGGTATTACTCATGTCAGGTATTTTCATTGCCTTTCCTATTAAGAGTTTCATCTCTGCTTTTAGAGAATTCCTCTATATTGAGGCCGATGATGAACACAGAAAACCAATTCAGTCAGAAGCAGAACGGATAGCCTGTGAACTACAGGCTGAATATAAACTGCGAATGGTCGTTGTGGGCAGAGAGATCAGTATTGAACTGAATTTCCTAGTAAAAGACAAAATCCTGAAGGTCCGGAAAATGGATGAGATTCGAAGAAGATTGGAAAAAGCAGCACTTACCATCCGGGAACAACACTGGATTAATGTAAATTTCACAGAACTAAAGGAATGGTTATGA
- a CDS encoding glycosyltransferase family A protein: MDMDYPLISAVIPVYNRPDQCLEAVKSVLAQTYRPLELIIGDDGSEDHTLDVIRSFLSDYEGDISVKILELDHSGFPGAVRNSCVERAEGEFTAFLDSDDLWRPGKLLHQYETVHKDHPDCLISHTREEWNRRGKIISQAGMDHKREGFIFTDALKKCIIGPSTVMMRRDLYRETHGFRRDMEIAEDYEYWLRLTAVYEISFLDEPMTIKRAGHGDQLSEKYGQIEIFRIRGLKDLVDQTFFTVDLQKLAARELSRKCSVYGRGCMKRDKEEEGQEYLDMAGYYEIIATSPSSLS, translated from the coding sequence ATGGATATGGATTACCCTCTTATTTCAGCAGTTATTCCTGTGTATAACCGCCCCGATCAATGCCTTGAGGCTGTTAAATCGGTTTTGGCTCAAACTTACAGGCCTCTCGAACTTATTATCGGCGATGATGGCTCAGAAGATCATACTTTGGATGTGATCCGCTCTTTTTTATCCGATTATGAGGGAGATATCTCTGTTAAGATACTGGAACTGGATCATTCAGGTTTCCCCGGTGCTGTCCGGAATAGCTGTGTTGAGAGGGCAGAAGGTGAATTTACAGCTTTTCTGGATTCTGATGATCTTTGGCGTCCGGGTAAGCTTCTCCATCAGTATGAGACAGTTCATAAGGATCATCCTGATTGTCTGATTTCTCATACCAGAGAAGAATGGAATCGTCGGGGAAAGATTATTTCTCAGGCGGGTATGGATCATAAGAGAGAAGGTTTCATCTTCACAGATGCCCTGAAAAAATGCATTATCGGTCCTTCGACGGTCATGATGCGCAGAGATTTATACAGGGAAACTCATGGTTTTCGTAGAGATATGGAGATAGCTGAAGATTATGAATACTGGCTTCGTCTGACGGCAGTCTACGAAATTTCTTTTCTGGATGAACCAATGACCATCAAGCGGGCAGGTCATGGAGATCAGTTGTCAGAAAAATATGGACAGATAGAAATTTTCAGGATCAGAGGCTTAAAGGATCTTGTGGATCAAACGTTTTTTACAGTGGATCTTCAGAAACTTGCCGCCAGGGAACTTTCCAGAAAATGCAGTGTTTACGGCAGAGGTTGTATGAAACGGGATAAGGAAGAAGAAGGGCAGGAATACCTCGATATGGCAGGGTATTACGAAATTATTGCCACTTCACCTTCGTCACTCTCTTAA